The Fusarium fujikuroi IMI 58289 draft genome, chromosome FFUJ_chr01 sequence TGTACATACGAAACTCTTTACATTTGGGGTAGTAATGGTAGCTGGGGCCAAGTGCACAGAGCTTGACCGCATCAAGGCCGTAAGACTTGACACACTTGGCTAGGAAGGGGTAATGTCGTTCAAATCCCGCAGGCCATCCTTTTCATTGTTATTATCTCCACGTTttgctctctctctcaatGTCTTACTCCAGTCGTTGGTATGATGACGAACGATCCATGTTGCACTTTGGTCGCTAACCGCGCTTAAACATCCAAGTCATATGCGCTTGTCATTATGGAACTCCTGCAGTTCCACCTTGTTGCTTGAAACTGGTCTCATGCTCAGACTGTActtctctcatctccttGGTGATTTCTGGAACGCATAAGTCTCGCTTAGCGACAATACTCTGCGTGGTAATCTTTAGAGCTCTGGCGCTTTCTTTCAAGCACTTgaattataaaaagattgTTCTACATTTGTTCTGCAATATCCGATTCAGCCCCATACTATCCCTTGCCCTCTTATGGCAAACCTCATTCTATATATAGTGCCGGTTTTAAACGCTTATCTCTTGTTGAATATGCCTCGTCTATCTGGTACATTATTCCGAGCGAATTAGAACCGGCAAAACTTAAACTCACTTATCCAACCTGGTTGAATCCCCGAGTTATTCATAGCCGAAGGGATGAATAACTTCGATTTTCTCATTTCTATCACGTGATATGTATGCAATGTCTGGTTACGCTGTCATTTTCACAGCCTGATTTCCAACGCCACAGCGCTTACACTACCAATAACCTCCTACTTTCCTCAAATGTTTGAAACAGGCGGTAATTTGGGGCGCAGGACAATTGATGCCTGATGATTGCCTTATTAAGCCTTAAGCCCGCGTAGTGAGGAGTTGTTCATCCATTCCAACTCCTCTGCACTCTTACGCTGCAAGCGCTCCTTGACAGAATCTTAGCTAAGGTGAATAATTCCCATGTTGCCCACCAAATGATGAAAAGCCCCCCGTTTGTCTCAAACGTAGCCAATACTTACTGAAGCATCTAGTGTTTTCATGATGACGTCGGAAACGATTGTCGAATCTCGGACACATGATGACTACCACGTCGGGTGGGTCTGCGCCCTGCCCACCGAACAGACCGCCGCCATGGCTATGCTGGATCACAGGCATGCAGATCTCCCGAAACCGACAAATGATAATAATGCATATACACTCGGATCTATTGGTAGATATTATGTCGTTATCGCCTGTCTACCTAAGGGCAAAACCGGCAATGTCTCAGCCGCGACAGTTGCCACTAATATGGTCTCAACCTTTCCGAACATTAGGTTTTGTCTAATGGTTGGTATCGGAGGTGGCATTCCGCCCAAGGTTCGTCTGGGTGACGTCGTGGTTAGCACTCCTGTTGGGGCGTTTCCAGGTGTAGTCCAATACGACTTGGGAAAGGCACATCAAGGAGGCACATTCGAGAGGACGGGGTCATTGAATAGTCCGCCAAATTCCTTACTGGCAGCTTTGGCAATGGTAGAGTCAGAGCATGATCTGACTGGCTCTCGAATACCCGACTACTTGAAGGAACTGGAGCAGAAGTGGCCAAGATTGGCATACAAATACCTCAAGTCTGATTCGCTCAAAGATCAACTGTTCAAGACTGAATACGCCCATATCAGTAAGAGTGTTGCGGAAGGAACGGCGGATGGAACAGTCATCCGGGTTAATGATcatgaagctgaggagagtGACGCAGAAGACGACTGTCGTTTCTGCGATAAGAGCCAAACGGTGAAGAGGAAGCCTAGAGAGATGCGAGTGCATTACGGGCTTATCGCATCTGGAAACGAAGTAATCAAGGATTCCATCTTCCGTGACAAGCTCAATAGGGATCTGGGTGGTCAGACGCTGTGTGTTGAGATGGAAGCGGCGGGGCTGGCGCATAACTTCCCCTGCATCACCATCCGGGGCATTTGCGATTATGCTGATTCGCATAAGAATAATGCGTGGCAAGCCCATGCAGCCGCTGTGGCAGCTGCCTTTGCGAAGGAATTGCTGGGCCAAGTGCAGGCAAGCGATGTTGAGAGGGAGCCTACGGCAAAGGAAGTTTTGAGCCAAAGTGAGTAAAACAAGGTTCAATGTACAATAGCAACCTACTGAATTTTTTCTTAGTTCATGAAACTGTTTCACGGTCCGATGCGAACATTCGAGAAGTGAAGCGTAAGATGGATAGAAAAGAGGACGTTGAGATCCTCGAGTGGCTCACACCTGTCAACTATGGACCTCAGCAGAGCGACACCTTTAGCCAACAACAAAAAGGCACTGGTGAGTGGCTTCTAAGCTCCAAAGAGTTCCAAGGCTGGATAGACACTGGGAAGACGCTGTTCTGTCCCGGCGTTCCTGGAGCAGGCAAAACAATCCTCACATCCATCGTGATCAATGAACTCATGACCCGCTTTGGGGATGATGACACTGTCGGGATCGCATTCATCTATGGTAATTACCGGCAGCGTGACGAACAGAAACTTAATCATCTGCTCGAAAGCCTACTAAAGCAGTTAGTTCAAGGACAGTCTTCTATGCCAGCTAGCCTGAAAGTTCTCTACGACAAGCACAACGTCGGGAAGACACGACCCTCCAGCGAGGAAATCTCAACGACTCTTCAGTCTGTTATTGCGCTATTCACACGGGTTCACATCATCGTCGACGcacttgatgagctcaatGCTATAGATGGTTGCCGAAATAGGTTCCTGGAagagatcttcaagctccaGGCCCAAGGCAGTGCGAAATTCTTTGCTACGTCGAGATTTATTCCGGAGATTATGGAGAAATTTGGAGGAAGTAAAACGATTAAAATTCGCGCTCAGGATGAGGACATGCGAAGCTTCCTAGACAGCAAGATCTCGCAATCAGGGCAGCTTTTGCAAACACATCGTGAGATGATCAAGTCTGAAATTGCCAAGACAGTTGACGGAATGTAGGTCCAAGTCAATCGCAATATATAGTTGAGAAATAACACTTATGCAGGTTCCTCCTGGCGCAACTTCATTTCCAATCTGTGTCCACAAAGAAGACTCtaaagaagatcaaggatgCATTGAACAGCCTGTCAGGTGGGCCGAAAGCGTACGATATTGCTTACAAGAAAGCCATGGAAAGGATAGCTGGCCAGGACCAAGATTCTAAGGAGCTAGCCACGCAAGTTCTTGCATGGATAACTTGCGCTAGAAGAGTTCTCAAAACTTCAGAACTTCAGCATGCGCTAGCAGTCGAAGAAAATGATCTCGAACTCAATAAAGAAAACATCCCCCAAATCGACGATATGGTCTCAGTGTGTTCTGGTCTGGTCACAGTTGACGATAATAGCGGTGTCATCCGACTAGTTCACTATACAACACAGGAATACCTCGAGCGGAGTCGCGACCAGTGGTTTCCGATTGCAGAGTCAGAAATCACAATGGCCTGTATCAGATACCTCTCATTCGACGTATTCAAGGGAGGCTTTTGTAGAAGTGAAAAGCAATATAAGAACCGTCTGACGAGCAATCCGTTTTATGGCTATGCCTCCCAGAATTGGGGGCATCATGCTCTCATGGCGTCTATGGATGGGGAGCAGGTGATTATAGATTTCCTGGAAGTTTCAGCTGAACCACTTGCCTCAGTCCAGGAAATCATGGCTTTTAATTACGGAGCATGGGAAAGTATGAAGGCAATAGCAACCGAAGTACACACTGCAGCATACTTTGGGCTATCTAACACAGTATTGGCTTTGTTGGAGAAAGGCCAACTTGCAGATTCTCAGGGTATATATGGGTGGACTGCATTGTCATATGCAGCAAGATACGGGCACGAAAATGTTGTCAAGCTACTTGTCGCCAGGGACGATGTCAACCCTAACTCTACTGATAGATTGTACGGTGAGACTCCGCTCTCTTGGGCCGCAAAGAATGGGCATGCTGGCGTTGTCAAATTCTTGCTTGGCAATCAAGGTATCATCGCAGACTGTGTACATAAAAATCGTCAGACGCCGTTGTCGTTTGCAGCAGAGAACGGCCACCTAGAAGTGGTTAGGCTCCTTCTCTCCAGACATGACGTTGACCCCAACTCAACTGCCTGGAGAGTAGGAACGCCCTTAGCTTGTGCCGCAAGGAAAGGGCACACTGCAGTTGtcaaactcctccttgaGAAGCAAGGGGTTCTTGCAGACTCTGCGGATGACAAAGGTCGGACTCCCTTGTCACTTGCAGCAGAAAGCGGCCACGAGGCGGTGATCAGACTACTGCTTGCTATAGACACCGTCGATGCAGACCCCAAATATTCTAGTTACAGGTTGACGCCTCTTGATTATGCAGTGGAGGGTGGCCACGAGGCAGCTGTTAAGTTGCTGCTGACGAAGACCCGGGTGACCTGGGGTGGACGCTTTCTTGGGTCTGCCGCGAGCAAGGGGCATGAAAGGATCTTGAAGCTGCTCATAAATAGCAGCGCCATACTCGACGAGCAAGGAAAGTTTCAGAACGCAAGGGTCCAGGCGACTGACAAGCATGATGAGCATTGCTCACCATCACTTCTCAGAAACGCCTCATCTGAAAGAACATCACTTCACTGGGCGGTTGAGAATGAACTACTAGCATTGGTGGAGAGCCTTCTACAAAAGGGAGCGGATGTCAACGGTCGAAGATTGACAGATCGAGACTGGAGATGTGGAGGCATACAGTACTTCAAAGAGGAGTCAAAGACAGCACTTCATCTAGCGGCTGATAACGGGCAAAACTCAATGATCAGTCTCTTATTAGATCATGGAGCGGGTATCAATGATCTTTTTACCAGCAAGACCACATCTCGCTCGGCTCAGAGCACAGGGAAAAGACAATACTTAATCAGTCAACGGAAGCAAGGATCGGATTTCCTTATGACCGGAATGAGTGCAGTCATAGTGGAAAGAACAGCCATTCACTTAGCAGCAGAAAGAGGATATAAGGCGGCTGTGGCATTACTTTTAAGTAGAGGAGCCAAGGTTCGTCCAGAGTACAAAGCTGGGTGTTTTCCAAGCTCTTTCCCTCCTTCAATTCAACTTTACTCAGGGTCTATACTTAAGTAAGatgtatatataaattttatatacGTATAATTTCTTTAGGCCACTCTATCCATCGGTCATAATATCCTCTTAGTAACTCATCGACAACAAGTATTATACTTCGCCCCCAACCTTCCATAAACCAGGATCCGTCTAAAGCATGGGCCAAAGCACCGAAATACgcaaaaagaagcaaagccGGTGGCTTTCGCTGTTGTAGCAAGTCAAGATACTCCTTAGAAGTCGCGTGTAACCATATATATGGTGCTGACCAGTCCTGATTGTATCCCCACTCAGCTTTAGCCTCACTGCTCATTGTCTCGAACTGCTTCATATATGCGTTGCATTTCCGGAGTAGATAGAGTGTCTCATTGTAGATGCATGCGTCGTTATTGCTTTCCCAAACTTGTTGTATACTGCGGAAGTGATCGTCGTGAGTAAATGCTTGCTGATCTGGATCAAGTTGATCCCAGTTGCCGATCTTTGTCAAGTCATCCAGTGGCCCTCGACATACCCTATCGTATACAGGATGTAGTACTGCGTCGACGCCGCGTATCGCTGGGATCCACCCTTCTCCGAGAATGCGGGACTTGCTGTCGACAGAAGCGCCATCGCAGAGAGGTCCGAAGAAGGCCAGCACATAGACCATGTTTAAACAAGAAAAGGCGTATAGAGCATCACTATTTCCATCGTTCACTTGGCTAATGCCGTGCTGAAATCCCCGTAGTGCTATGTTATGATGATAGGCGGCGATACAGACAAGTCGCGGCTTGTCAGCAGGGTGTCTGTAGGCAAGATGCAGAGCTGCTAGGCTTAGAATTCCATGCATGACGAAGGTATACTGGAATCCAATATTTGGAAACGTCTTTTGCCAATAATGATCTCCGACGGGAGACTTGATGATGTCTAAGCTCGTTGAGATTGTCCAGTAGTGTAGCAAGGCAAGATCATCGGGTGTAAAGGTTgtggttgatgatgctgattgTTCATGGCCCTCGACGATCCTTGGTAGCGTCAGCGACGCAGCGAGTGCTGCCTCATCTGTTTGCTGAGCCGAAGCCGGTGAAGGATGACTGATTATTGGGGATGGATAGACGCATACATCGCCACGTCGGACGCAAGCGGTACAGGCTGGTATTTTCTCGTCACACTACGACGAAGAATCAGAAGGCTGGTCCCACCGTATCAGGTAGTCATCGTAAAAGAAGCATAGGAAAAACATGCCTTGACCCGACGCTTCCTGCAATCGTTACAACctgtctttgacttcttaTGCAGGCGTTTCTTTCGGTTCGTAA is a genomic window containing:
- a CDS encoding related to UPC2-regulatory protein involved in control of sterol uptake, whose translation is MVLDKSPSETSDHLTNRKKRLHKKSKTGCNDCRKRRCDEKIPACTACVRRGDVCVYPSPIISHPSPASAQQTDEAALAASLTLPRIVEGHEQSASSTTTFTPDDLALLHYWTISTSLDIIKSPVGDHYWQKTFPNIGFQYTFVMHGILSLAALHLAYRHPADKPRLVCIAAYHHNIALRGFQHGISQVNDGNSDALYAFSCLNMVYVLAFFGPLCDGASVDSKSRILGEGWIPAIRGVDAVLHPVYDRVCRGPLDDLTKIGNWDQLDPDQQAFTHDDHFRSIQQVWESNNDACIYNETLYLLRKCNAYMKQFETMSSEAKAEWGYNQDWSAPYIWLHATSKEYLDLLQQRKPPALLLFAYFGALAHALDGSWFMEGWGRSIILVVDELLRGYYDRWIEWPKEIIRI
- a CDS encoding related to ankyrin; the protein is MTSETIVESRTHDDYHVGWVCALPTEQTAAMAMLDHRHADLPKPTNDNNAYTLGSIGRYYVVIACLPKGKTGNVSAATVATNMVSTFPNIRFCLMVGIGGGIPPKVRLGDVVVSTPVGAFPGVVQYDLGKAHQGGTFERTGSLNSPPNSLLAALAMVESEHDLTGSRIPDYLKELEQKWPRLAYKYLKSDSLKDQLFKTEYAHISKSVAEGTADGTVIRVNDHEAEESDAEDDCRFCDKSQTVKRKPREMRVHYGLIASGNEVIKDSIFRDKLNRDLGGQTLCVEMEAAGLAHNFPCITIRGICDYADSHKNNAWQAHAAAVAAAFAKELLGQVQASDVEREPTAKEVLSQIHETVSRSDANIREVKRKMDRKEDVEILEWLTPVNYGPQQSDTFSQQQKGTGEWLLSSKEFQGWIDTGKTLFCPGVPGAGKTILTSIVINELMTRFGDDDTVGIAFIYGNYRQRDEQKLNHLLESLLKQLVQGQSSMPASLKVLYDKHNVGKTRPSSEEISTTLQSVIALFTRVHIIVDALDELNAIDGCRNRFLEEIFKLQAQGSAKFFATSRFIPEIMEKFGGSKTIKIRAQDEDMRSFLDSKISQSGQLLQTHREMIKSEIAKTVDGMFLLAQLHFQSVSTKKTLKKIKDALNSLSGGPKAYDIAYKKAMERIAGQDQDSKELATQVLAWITCARRVLKTSELQHALAVEENDLELNKENIPQIDDMVSVCSGLVTVDDNSGVIRLVHYTTQEYLERSRDQWFPIAESEITMACIRYLSFDVFKGGFCRSEKQYKNRLTSNPFYGYASQNWGHHALMASMDGEQVIIDFLEVSAEPLASVQEIMAFNYGAWESMKAIATEVHTAAYFGLSNTVLALLEKGQLADSQGIYGWTALSYAARYGHENVVKLLVARDDVNPNSTDRLYGETPLSWAAKNGHAGVVKFLLGNQGIIADCVHKNRQTPLSFAAENGHLEVVRLLLSRHDVDPNSTAWRVGTPLACAARKGHTAVVKLLLEKQGVLADSADDKGRTPLSLAAESGHEAVIRLLLAIDTVDADPKYSSYRLTPLDYAVEGGHEAAVKLLLTKTRVTWGGRFLGSAASKGHERILKLLINSSAILDEQGKFQNARVQATDKHDEHCSPSLLRNASSERTSLHWAVENELLALVESLLQKGADVNGRRLTDRDWRCGGIQYFKEESKTALHLAADNGQNSMISLLLDHGAGINDLFTSKTTSRSAQSTGKRQYLISQRKQGSDFLMTGMSAVIVERTAIHLAAERGYKAAVALLLSRGAKVRPEYKAGCFPSSFPPSIQLYSGSILK